A genomic stretch from Corynebacterium faecale includes:
- a CDS encoding resuscitation-promoting factor, producing MATHQKSRISRINSTRSVPLRLATGGMLATLLIGGVTAANTKKDIVLDVNGEQLAMVTMSGTVEGVLAQAGVELGAQDFVSPAPDSAVSNDSVVTVRTAKQVALVVEGEEKTLTTTAISVEDLLGELDEVTPADAIDVDPDAAIPESGLALKVTKPKIISINDGGRVVYTSIAADTVGEVLERRGVALDADDRLNLDPAQKISTNTEIVIDRVETSEFTETVEFDAPVTYVDDPETDEGKETVVTPGTPGTKEITRQIVTVNGVEAENTVAHEVELTAATPATIKRGTKTAPAVPSVSNGSVWDSLAQCESNGNWSINTGNGFAGGLQFHPQTWLAYGGGQYASTASSASREQQIAVAEKVQAAQGWGAWPACTAKLGIR from the coding sequence ATGGCGACTCATCAGAAATCCCGGATCAGCCGAATCAACAGCACCCGCTCGGTGCCGCTGCGTCTGGCCACCGGAGGCATGCTCGCCACCCTGCTCATCGGTGGCGTGACCGCAGCAAATACCAAGAAGGACATCGTCCTGGATGTCAACGGCGAACAGCTGGCCATGGTGACCATGTCAGGCACCGTCGAAGGCGTGCTTGCGCAGGCCGGTGTGGAACTGGGTGCGCAGGACTTCGTGTCCCCGGCTCCGGATTCCGCCGTGAGCAATGATTCCGTGGTTACTGTCCGCACCGCCAAGCAGGTGGCGCTGGTGGTGGAAGGGGAAGAAAAGACCCTGACCACCACTGCCATCAGCGTCGAGGATCTTCTCGGCGAGCTGGATGAGGTCACCCCGGCAGATGCCATCGATGTTGATCCGGATGCCGCCATTCCGGAGTCCGGTCTGGCATTGAAGGTGACCAAGCCGAAGATCATTTCCATCAATGATGGCGGACGGGTGGTCTACACCTCCATCGCGGCAGACACTGTCGGCGAAGTACTTGAGCGCCGTGGTGTTGCCTTGGATGCCGATGACCGCCTCAACCTGGATCCGGCACAGAAGATCTCCACCAACACCGAGATTGTCATCGACAGGGTGGAAACCTCCGAGTTCACCGAAACCGTCGAATTCGACGCACCGGTCACCTATGTTGATGATCCAGAAACGGATGAAGGCAAGGAAACCGTGGTCACCCCGGGTACTCCGGGCACCAAGGAGATCACCCGCCAGATCGTCACCGTCAACGGTGTCGAGGCCGAGAACACAGTCGCCCACGAGGTTGAGCTCACCGCGGCCACCCCGGCCACCATCAAGCGTGGTACCAAAACCGCTCCTGCCGTCCCGAGCGTGTCCAACGGTTCCGTATGGGATTCCCTGGCGCAGTGTGAGTCCAACGGCAACTGGTCCATCAACACCGGCAACGGTTTCGCCGGTGGCCTGCAGTTCCACCCACAGACCTGGCTGGCCTACGGTGGCGGACAGTATGCCTCCACCGCGTCATCGGCCTCC